Proteins from a single region of Acidobacteriota bacterium:
- a CDS encoding glycoside hydrolase: protein MTNPTVDEGKPSVASAPDGHLFVAVDELGTGRILIYHSTDNGFSWSWLISFVHGSHSRNPALAYIENYGQKWLVFVYELVTSDSSRSLQAIRVDPDDTSNWSSTTIDGGIVWTTPANELHPQITTDFPDFTGGVYFYVTYAKPSIDYYPVFFARSTDQAETWSTPENITGGSENTGLESRPEIAYCANNDDVYVAFSKPGWTGSVWAPQIWVTSNVNYGATGAWGTPVQVTTSDRNDSDPAIAAAWDSNTIVVLNTTDYGAPDNDVQVSYSTDGGANWDWWGSMPGWTYEGESHVDVAASHVASGRFHAVYRHNLPNPDGGDVWYSWANFDSPTAWSNPVDVDQGSTVSGYDYYPRPAIGINPSLPPANEAAIAWTSYAGPFYDVYFDSPSLIFADGFESGDQSEWSSVVP, encoded by the coding sequence GTGACCAACCCGACGGTCGACGAAGGCAAACCGTCGGTCGCCTCCGCTCCCGACGGTCATCTTTTCGTCGCCGTGGACGAGTTGGGAACCGGCCGGATTCTCATCTACCACTCGACGGACAACGGATTTTCCTGGTCGTGGCTCATCTCGTTCGTTCACGGATCGCACTCCCGCAACCCGGCCCTGGCCTACATAGAGAACTACGGCCAGAAGTGGCTGGTTTTCGTGTACGAGCTCGTAACTTCCGATTCATCTCGTTCGTTGCAGGCAATCCGTGTCGATCCGGACGACACCTCCAACTGGTCGTCCACGACCATCGACGGCGGCATCGTGTGGACGACACCGGCAAACGAGCTCCACCCGCAGATCACGACCGATTTCCCAGATTTCACGGGGGGCGTCTACTTCTATGTAACCTATGCCAAACCTTCGATCGACTACTACCCGGTCTTCTTCGCCCGCAGCACCGATCAGGCAGAGACCTGGAGCACGCCCGAGAACATCACCGGGGGCTCCGAGAACACCGGACTCGAGTCGAGACCGGAGATTGCCTATTGCGCGAACAACGACGACGTGTACGTTGCGTTCAGCAAACCGGGTTGGACGGGAAGCGTATGGGCGCCGCAGATCTGGGTCACCAGCAACGTGAATTATGGTGCTACCGGTGCTTGGGGCACTCCGGTCCAGGTGACGACCTCGGACCGCAACGATTCCGATCCCGCGATTGCGGCCGCGTGGGACTCCAATACCATCGTCGTGCTCAATACTACCGATTACGGTGCTCCCGACAACGATGTGCAAGTGTCCTACTCGACGGATGGCGGGGCGAACTGGGATTGGTGGGGGTCGATGCCGGGTTGGACATACGAAGGGGAGAGCCACGTCGATGTTGCCGCCAGCCACGTCGCGTCGGGACGATTCCACGCGGTCTACAGGCATAATCTGCCAAATCCGGATGGCGGCGACGTGTGGTACAGCTGGGCCAATTTCGACAGTCCGACCGCGTGGAGCAACCCAGTGGACGTCGACCAGGGCTCCACGGTGAGTGGGTACGACTACTATCCGCGTCCCGCGATCGGGATCAATCCGTCGCTCCCGCCGGCCAATGAGGCTGCCATCGCCTGGACCTCGTACGCCGGACCGTTCTACGACGTGTATTTCGACAGCCCGAGTCTGATCTTCGCCGACGGATTCGAGTCCGGGGACCAATCGGAGTGGTCGAGCGTAGTGCCGTAA
- a CDS encoding phospholipase D family protein, giving the protein MKYSPNRLRFLASVLVFLSVACASLPSDYPPPPQSAALAPDPTTSLASYAAKFARLHGSGASGFAAVDPNSDGLLWRLAMVDSAEQSIDMLYYVWYADPGGLLLLEHVMQAAERGVRVRVVVDDTLFLKGKQGLANLSAHPNIEIRIFNPWATKGISRGFESATNLNRLNHRMHNKLLIADNQMAILGGRNVGDHYFGLHHRYNFHDLDVVVLGDEATESSEIFDHFWSSDQVMAAEVFVKESSWAAIEPVRMKRLEELRQADELEMFPIERKDWSESLEDLVARMSPGSSTVEYDRLIPNSPAPTQDAVARLADIVAQAQREVLVVNAYIIPGERMMEIVRNATERGVRVRMLTNSLASNDVPAVTAKYKKYRRPFLEAGAELYEFRAHPEIQQGIVDTDPVTARFAGLHTKTAVVDRRFVYIGSLNLDPRSIQLNTEMGMIVDSPGLAAEVAAIAERDMDPANSWRVHLDETGELYWESTDGIVKKQPAQNSWQRFQLWVFGIVPEGQL; this is encoded by the coding sequence ATGAAATACTCGCCTAACAGACTTCGATTTCTCGCATCGGTACTGGTCTTTCTGAGCGTCGCCTGCGCTTCTCTGCCGAGCGACTATCCGCCGCCACCCCAGAGCGCTGCGCTTGCACCCGACCCGACAACCAGCCTTGCCTCCTACGCAGCAAAATTCGCCCGCCTCCACGGCAGCGGAGCCTCCGGCTTCGCAGCGGTCGATCCCAACTCGGACGGTTTGCTCTGGCGGCTGGCGATGGTCGACTCGGCCGAACAGTCGATCGACATGCTCTACTATGTCTGGTACGCCGATCCCGGCGGTCTCCTCCTGCTCGAGCACGTGATGCAGGCCGCCGAGCGCGGGGTCCGGGTTCGCGTCGTGGTCGACGACACGCTTTTCCTCAAGGGCAAACAGGGTCTCGCGAATTTGAGTGCGCACCCGAATATCGAGATCCGCATCTTCAACCCGTGGGCGACCAAGGGCATCAGCAGGGGATTCGAGTCCGCCACGAACCTCAATCGCCTCAACCACCGGATGCACAACAAGCTCCTGATCGCAGACAACCAGATGGCCATCCTCGGAGGTCGCAACGTCGGTGATCACTACTTCGGCCTCCACCATCGATACAACTTTCACGACCTCGACGTCGTCGTGCTCGGCGACGAGGCCACCGAGTCCTCCGAGATCTTCGACCACTTCTGGAGCAGCGACCAGGTCATGGCAGCCGAGGTGTTCGTCAAAGAGTCATCATGGGCGGCGATCGAGCCTGTGCGGATGAAAAGGCTCGAGGAGCTCCGTCAAGCCGACGAGCTGGAAATGTTTCCCATCGAGCGAAAGGACTGGAGCGAATCGCTCGAGGACCTGGTGGCTCGGATGTCTCCCGGCAGCTCGACGGTGGAGTATGACCGCCTGATTCCGAACTCCCCCGCTCCCACCCAGGATGCGGTCGCGAGGTTGGCCGACATCGTCGCCCAGGCGCAACGCGAGGTACTGGTTGTCAACGCCTACATCATCCCCGGCGAGCGCATGATGGAAATCGTACGCAACGCCACCGAACGGGGCGTGCGAGTGCGGATGCTGACCAATTCGCTGGCCTCGAACGATGTGCCGGCGGTGACGGCCAAATACAAGAAATACCGCAGACCCTTCCTCGAGGCGGGCGCCGAGCTCTACGAGTTCCGGGCCCACCCCGAGATCCAGCAGGGAATCGTCGACACCGATCCGGTCACCGCCCGTTTCGCCGGGTTGCACACCAAGACGGCCGTGGTTGATCGACGGTTCGTATACATCGGCTCGCTCAATCTCGACCCGCGTTCCATCCAGCTCAACACCGAGATGGGGATGATCGTCGACAGCCCGGGGCTCGCCGCGGAGGTGGCGGCAATCGCCGAGCGCGACATGGATCCGGCGAACAGCTGGCGGGTCCACCTCGACGAGACCGGAGAGCTCTATTGGGAGTCGACCGACGGGATCGTGAAGAAACAGCCGGCGCAGAACAGCTGGCAGCGCTTTCAACTGTGGGTATTCGGCATCGTTCCTGAGGGTCAGCTGTGA